The window CAGCGCCTCGCCCCGAACGTCGGCGACGTGATCGGGCTGCCGGGGACCGAGGTCGCGCTCTCCGCCCGCATCGGCGGCGTCGCCATCGACTCGGCGCGCGTGGTCTTTGATGATGGGACCTCGGTGCGCCTCGACCTCGACGGCGAGGCGGCGACGGGCAGCTTCCGGCTGCGCCGCGAGGGGACCTACCGCCTCGTCCTCCACGGCACGAACGGCTTCACGAACGCCGACCCGATCTCGTACACCCTCCAGCTCCTCTCCGACGCCGCCCCGCAAATCCGCCTCCTCGAACCCGGCGCGGACGTGGACCTGAACGAGGCACTCCAAACGAGGGTCGCGGCGCAGATCACCGACGACTTCGGCTTCGCCCGGCTCCGGCTCTTCTGGCGCGCGGACGAGTCCGGTTTTGAGGCCGAGGACGCCCCGGACTTCGCCCCCATCGACCTCCCCATCGCTGAGCCGCGCCTGCTCGACCAGGACGTGGCCTACCCGTGGCTCCTCCGCAGCGTCGCGCCCGGCCTCGCGCCCGGCGACGTGGTCGAGTACTACCTGCAAGTCTGGGACAACGACGCCGTCGCGGGCTACAAGTCGGCCCGCACGCCGACCTTCACGCTCCGCTTCCCGTCGCTCGCCGAGCAGTACGACCAGCTCGACGAGACCGGCGGCGACACCGAGGAGGGCCTGGAAGAGCTACGCCGCGACGCCGACGAGACGCGCGAGCAGTTCGAGGAGCTGCGCGACGAGCTGCGCCGCAAGCAGGACGCCGACTGGGAGGACCGCCGCCAGCTCGACAACCTCATGGAGCGCCAGCAGAACCTCGACGAGCAGATCGAGCAGGGGGCCGAGCAGATGCAGGAGCTCCTCGACCAGATGCGCGAGAACGACCTCGTCTCCGAGGAGACGCTGCGGCAGTACGAGGAGATGCAGCGCGTCATGGAGGAGGTCGCCACGCCCGAGTTGATGGAGGCGCTCCAGAAGCTCCAGGAGGCGATGGAGAACCTCGACCTCCCGCAGATGATGGAGGCAATGGAGGACTTCGAGTTCAACGAGGAGCAGTTCCGCGAGCGGATCGAGCGCGCGCTCGACCTCCTCGAAAAGCTCCAGGCCGCACAGAAGCTCGACGAGGCCGCGAAGCGCGCCGAGGCCCTCGCCGAGCAGGAGGAAGCCTTGCGGGAGCAGACCGGGACGCTCCAGGAGCAGCAGGAGAACGGCGACCTGAGCGCCGAGGAGTCGCAGGCCGAGCAGGACCGCCTCGCCGAGGAGCAGCAGCGCGCCCAGGAGGAGGCCGCGGCGCTGGAGCAGCTGATGAAGGAGGTCCAGGAGCAGCTAGAGGGGATGAAGAACGCGCCCCAGGACGCGCAGGAGCAGATGCAGGAGGCCGCCGAGCAGATGCAAGAGATGCAGGAGCAGATGCAGGAGAACCAGCAGCAGTTGCAGCAGAACCAGCTCCAGGACGCGCAGGAGGGCCAGCAGCAGATGCAGCAGCAGATGCAGCAGATGAGCCAGCAGATGCAGAGCATGCAGCAGCAGATGTCCGGCCAGCAGCAGCAGGTCAACCTCGCCGGCCTCCGCCGCGTCCTCGACGACGTGCTCACGCTCTCCTACGAGCAGGAGTCGCTCCGCGCCGAGACCGCCGGCCAGCGCGCCGACAGCCCGACGCTCCGGCCGAGCGCCTCGCAGCAGGTCGAACTCTCGGCCGGCCTCGCTACGGTCAGCGACTCGCTCCGCAGCCTCGCCCGCGAGGTCCCGCAGATGGACGTCGAGATCCAGAAGCGCGCCGGCGAGGCGCTCCGCGAAATGGGCGCGTCGGTTTCCGAACTCACCGAGCGCCGCGTCCCGCAGGCCGCCGGGCACCAGAAGGCGTCGATGACCTCGCTGAACGACCTCGCGCTGCTGCTCTCGGACCTGATGGATCAGATGCAGAACCCGAGCCAGGGCCAGGGGCAGGGCTCGCCCTCGATGCAGCAGATGATGCAGCAGCTCCAGCAGATGTCCGGCCAGCAGCAGCAGCTCAACCAGCAGATCCAGCAGATGCTGAACGACCGCCAGGGCGAGCGCCTGTCGCAGGACCAGCAGGGCCGGATGCAGCAGCTACGCCAGCAGCAGGAAGCGCTCCGGCAGCAGCTCGAAGAGATGGCCCAGAACCCGAACCTCGACAGCCAGGGCCGGAGCCAGCTCCAGCGCATCGCCGAGGAGATGGAGGAGGCCGCCCGCCGGATGCAGGACGGGCGGATCGACCGCGAACTCCGCGAGCGGCAAGAGAACATCCTCACCCGCCTCCTCGAAGCGCGCGAGTCGATCAACCAGCGCGGCAAGAAGCGTGAGCGCAAGAGCCAGACCGGCCAGGACCGCCCGCCCGACGCCCCCGACGCGCTCCCCGAGCAGGACGAGATCGACCGCCTCCGCCGCGACCTGATCCGGGCGCTCGAGAGCGGCTACGCGCCGGACTACCAGGAGCTCATCAAGCGCTACTTCGACCTCCTCCAGCAGCGCAACAGCTCAGGCTCGTGACGCGCGAGCGGGCTCAGAAGCTGTTTGGGGAACGGCTGAGTTGAAGCTGCGAGCGTCCGTCAGCGTCTGACGAGGCCTACCTCACCAGACGCCCGGATCCATGCGCTCACGACGCTATGGCTCCGACCGGCGAGGCGAGATCGCCCGCCACGGACGCTCAGTGGGAAGTTATCGCTCCACGGTTCACAGGTCGCAGACCCGCCAAGCACCACCCTCGACGCATCCTCGACGCGTTGCTCTACCTCGCCAGGACGGGCTGCCAGTGGCGCTACCTCCCCGACTCCTACCCGCCCTGGCAGACCGTCTACTACCACCTCCGGCAGTGGATCGCAAAGGGCTGGTTGACCGGCACCGTCCATCATCTGCGTCGCCTCGTCCGCCGGAGGGCCGACCGCGACGCGAGCCCGTCGGCCGCTATCATTGACAGCCCGTCGGTCAAGACGATCTGCCACGGTAGCGAGCGCGGCTTCGACAGCGGCAAGCGCGTCAAGGGCCGCAAGCGACACATCCTCACCGACACGCTCGGACTTCTGCTCGGCGTGCTCGTCCATGAGGCTGGCGGCAACGATAGTCAGTACGCACCGCACC of the Bacteroidota bacterium genome contains:
- a CDS encoding DUF4175 family protein; amino-acid sequence: MSEHSRQLLDALRVRLAHARRRVLGADLLFGLALTLGVLAAALGLGAALEAGLWMGTAARLLFYVAFLLAALGLVGAFVVRPLLVYFGVLPGLGDEALAARIGKRFPEVSDRLTNLLDLAGGRATDAPAPLLDGAVQALGRAIEPVPIERVEDTRPAKRTAPFAAVPLMGLALFGLFAPATFTGAVQRLFSPTETFAPPAPFSLVVAPGDTEIVRGTDLTVEVRARGRAVPREATLWLGRVGEERADRVRLLADSSGTFRHMVTNVRESVRYRVEAAPVETDWFTATVVARPTVQALSVTATPPRYTRLAPQRLAPNVGDVIGLPGTEVALSARIGGVAIDSARVVFDDGTSVRLDLDGEAATGSFRLRREGTYRLVLHGTNGFTNADPISYTLQLLSDAAPQIRLLEPGADVDLNEALQTRVAAQITDDFGFARLRLFWRADESGFEAEDAPDFAPIDLPIAEPRLLDQDVAYPWLLRSVAPGLAPGDVVEYYLQVWDNDAVAGYKSARTPTFTLRFPSLAEQYDQLDETGGDTEEGLEELRRDADETREQFEELRDELRRKQDADWEDRRQLDNLMERQQNLDEQIEQGAEQMQELLDQMRENDLVSEETLRQYEEMQRVMEEVATPELMEALQKLQEAMENLDLPQMMEAMEDFEFNEEQFRERIERALDLLEKLQAAQKLDEAAKRAEALAEQEEALREQTGTLQEQQENGDLSAEESQAEQDRLAEEQQRAQEEAAALEQLMKEVQEQLEGMKNAPQDAQEQMQEAAEQMQEMQEQMQENQQQLQQNQLQDAQEGQQQMQQQMQQMSQQMQSMQQQMSGQQQQVNLAGLRRVLDDVLTLSYEQESLRAETAGQRADSPTLRPSASQQVELSAGLATVSDSLRSLAREVPQMDVEIQKRAGEALREMGASVSELTERRVPQAAGHQKASMTSLNDLALLLSDLMDQMQNPSQGQGQGSPSMQQMMQQLQQMSGQQQQLNQQIQQMLNDRQGERLSQDQQGRMQQLRQQQEALRQQLEEMAQNPNLDSQGRSQLQRIAEEMEEAARRMQDGRIDRELRERQENILTRLLEARESINQRGKKRERKSQTGQDRPPDAPDALPEQDEIDRLRRDLIRALESGYAPDYQELIKRYFDLLQQRNSSGS
- a CDS encoding IS5 family transposase; the encoded protein is MAPTGEARSPATDAQWEVIAPRFTGRRPAKHHPRRILDALLYLARTGCQWRYLPDSYPPWQTVYYHLRQWIAKGWLTGTVHHLRRLVRRRADRDASPSAAIIDSPSVKTICHGSERGFDSGKRVKGRKRHILTDTLGLLLGVLVHEAGGNDSQYAPHLLDRVQGEVPRLEVIFADQGYRYTPAGLIWRVFGWLWRIVEREPGQRGFVVLQKRWVVERTFAWLGNYRRLSRDYEVLPAVSEAMIQLSAVRLMVRRLA